Proteins encoded by one window of Cylindrospermum stagnale PCC 7417:
- a CDS encoding tetratricopeptide repeat protein, which yields MSQPRNRWIVQVVLALAVIAFVGVSIMPIIGALNDQQSPGQNTASSKGSLPNSDQKSKLDDQVRGYELVLQKEPENQTALKGVLEARLQLLSQKGRGEIKPADIQAVIEPLEKLAKLNPDKSEYAVLLAQAKQQIGDKEGAAVAYRSILATRPGDLKALQGMVTLQINEKRPEAAIGLLQETLSNAAQANTIQPGSVDIVAVQVLLGSVHAFQKNYPQAISVYDQAIKKDPQDFRPILAKGMLLKEQGQVEEAKPLFDSASALAPAQYKDEIKKAALAAPTPTPAATPAATPAPTPESAPTPESTPSP from the coding sequence GTGTCTCAACCACGCAATCGCTGGATAGTTCAGGTCGTGTTGGCTCTGGCAGTTATTGCTTTCGTCGGGGTTTCGATCATGCCCATAATTGGAGCATTGAATGATCAGCAATCTCCCGGCCAGAATACTGCCAGTAGCAAAGGCAGTTTGCCGAACTCTGACCAAAAATCAAAACTGGATGATCAAGTCCGGGGTTATGAATTGGTTTTGCAAAAGGAACCTGAAAATCAAACAGCACTCAAGGGAGTGTTAGAGGCAAGGCTACAATTACTAAGTCAAAAAGGTAGAGGTGAGATTAAACCAGCAGATATCCAAGCGGTAATTGAACCTCTAGAAAAGCTGGCAAAACTGAATCCAGACAAGTCAGAATATGCTGTGCTTTTGGCACAAGCAAAGCAGCAAATAGGCGACAAGGAAGGAGCCGCAGTCGCTTATCGTTCAATTTTAGCAACGAGACCAGGTGATCTGAAAGCTCTGCAAGGGATGGTGACTCTCCAAATCAATGAGAAACGCCCCGAAGCGGCTATTGGCTTGCTGCAAGAGACTCTCTCTAATGCTGCCCAGGCGAATACAATTCAGCCTGGAAGTGTTGATATAGTTGCTGTACAGGTGCTGTTGGGCAGTGTCCACGCCTTCCAGAAAAATTATCCGCAAGCGATTTCTGTCTACGATCAAGCAATTAAGAAAGATCCCCAGGATTTTCGCCCGATCTTAGCAAAGGGGATGCTGCTGAAGGAACAGGGCCAAGTGGAAGAAGCAAAGCCTTTATTTGATAGTGCCTCTGCTTTAGCACCTGCTCAGTACAAAGACGAAATTAAAAAGGCAGCATTGGCAGCCCCCACTCCTACCCCTGCGGCTACTCCAGCGGCTACCCCAGCACCGACACCGGAAAGCGCACCTACCCCTGAAAGCACACCCAGCCCTTAA
- a CDS encoding TMEM165/GDT1 family protein encodes MLTAFTAGLLLISISELGDKTFFIAVILAMRHSRKLVFIGVTAALAAMTILSVILGRLVSLLPKDIIHYAEIALFIGFGIKLLYDASQMTTVAGDTEVIDEAKAAVEQAESQLPKQKSDWGIVLEAFVLTFMAEWGDRTQFATIALAASNNPIGVTAGAILGHALCAAIAVIGGKLIAGRLDERQITFIGGCLFLIFGAIAIVEGA; translated from the coding sequence GTGTTAACAGCATTTACAGCAGGTTTGTTACTAATTTCAATTTCAGAGCTAGGTGATAAAACCTTTTTTATCGCTGTAATTTTGGCAATGCGTCACTCGCGGAAACTGGTATTTATCGGTGTGACAGCGGCTTTAGCGGCGATGACAATCCTTTCGGTGATATTGGGACGGTTGGTTTCTTTGTTGCCAAAGGATATAATTCATTACGCCGAAATAGCTTTGTTTATTGGTTTTGGAATTAAGCTGCTGTACGATGCTAGTCAGATGACTACTGTTGCTGGTGATACAGAAGTGATAGATGAGGCGAAAGCTGCGGTAGAACAGGCAGAATCGCAGCTACCAAAGCAAAAAAGCGACTGGGGAATTGTCTTAGAAGCCTTTGTTTTAACATTTATGGCTGAGTGGGGCGATCGCACACAATTTGCTACCATCGCCCTAGCTGCCAGTAATAATCCCATTGGTGTAACTGCGGGTGCTATTTTAGGACACGCCTTATGTGCGGCGATCGCAGTTATCGGGGGCAAATTAATTGCCGGACGCTTGGATGAGCGGCAAATCACCTTTATTGGTGGGTGTTTGTTTCTGATTTTTGGTGCGATCGCGATCGTCGAAGGAGCATAA